In one window of Drosophila innubila isolate TH190305 chromosome 2L unlocalized genomic scaffold, UK_Dinn_1.0 4_B_2L, whole genome shotgun sequence DNA:
- the LOC117779888 gene encoding LOW QUALITY PROTEIN: protein peste-like (The sequence of the model RefSeq protein was modified relative to this genomic sequence to represent the inferred CDS: inserted 4 bases in 3 codons), producing MTSRARHCAWRLGILILGVCCIAAGVYLLNNWIDMFTRMRGKEMALSPXSPAYADWKVSPLPLNFDVYLFNWTNPEDLYEGSPRKPHFQQLGPYRFRELPDKVDIEWHNQNASISFRKKAFFYFDAAGSNGTLNDMVTSVNTVAHSGARRFSELPSIIKALAATTLSGTQEVYETRTAEEWLFKGYISSLVTVGKXFTSQDVPYDQVGYQYPRNGTTDFDGDINMFTGADDISKMGQIHTWNNLTHTGAFEGVCGNVMGSMGEFFPPNLNTNQTVYMYMPKMCRAVPLDYTETVTVHGVTAYKFSGTRRAVDNGTMYPETSCFCVDGQCKPSGXINIARCAYNASIHMSYPHFYLADPSYLEAIDGLQPDKEKHEFYMALEPNAGVPMDVGGGFQANYLMEPISGVGLYARVPRVMMPLMWAEERVRVSEEIATQIGLVPLIVLIGQIFTGILLAGGLICTCWYPTRKLTRLCHSDDPKVKASVLRPLTTFGVSASATGATQIRPHDSHNERVGVRLLDYRRSSGLTDSGCNSASESLIGSISSTDVIIG from the exons ATGACATCACGCGCACGTCACTGTGCCTGGCGGCTGGGTATTCTGATTTTAGGCGTTTGCTGCATTGCCGCCGGTGTTTACCTCCTTAACAATTGGATAGATATGTTTACGCGCATGCGCGGCAAG GAAATGGCACTGAGTC CATCGCCAGCCTATGCGGACTGGAAAGTGTCGCCCCTACCGCTCAACTTTGATGTCTATCTGTTTAACTGGACGAATCCGGAGGATCTCTACGAAGGGTCACCTAGGAAGCCGCACTTCCAGCAATTGGGACCATATCGGTTTAGGGAGCTACCCGACAAAGTTGACATCGAGTGGCACAATCAGAACGCTTCCATATCCTTTCGCAAAAAGGCCTTCTTTTACTTTGATGCAGCCGGCAGCAATGGTACCCTCAACGATATGGTAACCTCGGTCAACACTGTGGCCCAT TCTGGAGCTCGACGTTTTTCGGAACTTCCTTCAATTATTAAGGCGCTTGCCGCCACAACGTTGAGTGGCACGCAGGAAGTCTACGAGACGAGAACCGCCGAGGAATGGTTGTTTAAGGGCTATATCAGTTCTTTGGTCACAGTGGGCAA TTTTACGTCCCAGGATGTACCCTACGATCAGGTTGGCTATCAGTATCCACGCAATGGCACCACGGACTTTGATGGAGATATTAACATGTTCACCGGTGCGGATGACATTAGTAAAATGGGTCAAATCCATACGTGGAATAATTTGACACACACCGGCGCCTTTGAGGGTGTTTGTGGCAATGTCATGGGCTCTATGGGTGAATTCTTTCCTCCCAATTTGAACACAAACCAAACTGTCTACATGTATATGCCCAAGATGTGCCGTGCCGTGCCGCTGGACTATACCGAAACAGTCACAGTGCATGGGGTTACCGCATATAAATTCAGTGGCACAAGACGTGCTGTGGACAATGGCACCATGTATCCGGAGACTAGTTGCTTCTGCGTGGATGGCCAATGCAAACCGTCGG GTATCAATATTGCACGCTGTGCTTACAATGCCTCTATACACATGTCATATCCACACTTTTATCTGGCCGATCCCAGTTATCTAGAGGCAATTGATGGACTGCAGCCGGACAAAGAGAAGCATGAATTTTACATGGCACTGGAACCAAACGCTGGCGTGCCCATGGATGTGGGCGGTGGTTTCCAGGCCAATTATCTGATGGAGCCGATAAGTGGAGTTGG TCTCTATGCGCGCGTGCCACGCGTCATGATGCCCTTGATGTGGGCCGAGGAGCGTGTCCGTGTTAGTGAAGAAATTGCCACGCAAATTGGACTGGTGCCGTTAATTGTATTGATTGGACAGATCTTTACTGGCATACTGCTTGCCGGCGGTCTCATCTGCACCTGCTGGTATCCCACGCGCAAACTGACGCGTCTCTGCCACAGCGACGATCCAAAGGTCAAGGCTTCCGTGCTGCGTCCACTCACCACGTTTGGTGTCAGCGCCAGTGCCACAGGTGCGACACAAATCCGACCCCATGACAGCCACAACGAGCGTGTGGGCGTCCGTCTCTTGGATTATAGACGCAGCTCGGGACTAACCGATAGCGGCTGTAATTCGGCCAGTGAGAGCCTCATCGGAAGCATCAGCTCAACAGATGTGATAATTggttaa
- the LOC117779889 gene encoding protein peste, with product MIGKQRIALTSLLGLILASLGLFYVLNLDRLQRCALEWLMVLKPNSMITNLWEHPSLAMRANVYIFNWTNSEEFDNPNVKPRFQELGPYSFTEKIQKLNITWNDNSTVSYMRKSRFTFDPSASVGKLTDVVVTPNTLTVGMTNKAKKWNLMLRTLMLMALNMYGNDATFVKTVDEWLFRGFDTPLIKMSNMVPTHMMPELHFPYERVGYGYPRNGSTEVYGHHNVYTGQDSFSKLGQIARWRYSNISTSFPKCKLRGSVGEFHPIPLRKGEPISYFLPDICRELKVDYAGTTVFEGIDAYVYRGSKRNMANGTDNPENSCYCEGNCQDVRSGLLNISSCWYDVPIFASYPHFYNADPHYLEAVEGLKPEKDRHEMVVIMEPNTGMLLDIKATIMISLLVEPRPESVFRKTRRSFFPLAWADYRVQISSDLLFYIKLLPISVLVGKICGILLVVLGLALLLYYPRKIYVQRQFMREIDITNLENRIQATAASPELKNFGAEGSPLLVGLQYMASSAEAEHAS from the exons ATGATCGGAAAGCAGCGCATTGCTTTGACCAGTTTGCTGGGACTAATTCTGGCATCCCTTGGACTGTTCTATGTACTCAACTTGGATCGTTTACAACGATGTGCCCTGGAGTGG CTTATGGTGCTTAAACCCAACTCAATGATAACAAATCTCTGGGAGCATCCGAGCCTTGCGATGAGGGCAAATGTTTACATTTTCAACTGGACAAATTCAGAGGAGTTTGACAATCCGAATGTAAAGCCACGCTTCCAAGAATTGGGACCATATTCCTTTACAGAAAAGATCCAGAAACTTAACATCACGTGGAACGACAATTCCACGGTTTCCTACATGAGAAAGAGCCGCTTTACTTTCGATCCTTCGGCCAGCGTGGGGAAATTAACGGATGTCGTAGTCACACCCAATACTTTAACTGTTGGCATGACCAACAAGGCCAAGAAATGGAATCTCATGTTGCGGACCTTAATGCTCATGGCCCTGAATATGTATGGTAATGATGCGACCTTTGTAAAAACTGTGGATGAGTGGCTTTTTAGAGGCTTCGATACacctttaattaaaatgagtaACATGGTTCCCACTCACATGATGCCCGAACTGCATTTCCCCTACGAGCGCGTAGGATACGGTTATCCG CGTAATGGAAGCACGGAGGTTTATGGTCATCACAATGTGTATACCGGACAAGATAGCTTCAGTAAACTGGGGCAAATCGCGCGCTGGCGTTATAGCAATATTTCCACCTCCTTTCCCAAGTGTAAGTTGAGGGGAAGTGTGGGGGAATTTCATCCGATTCCATTGCGAAAGGGCGAACCTATATCATATTTTCTCCCCGATATTTGCCGTGAGTTGAAGGTCGATTATGCAGGCACAACAGTCTTCGAGGGTATCGACGCGTATGTATACAGGGGCAGCAAGAGAAATATGGCAAATG GCACTGATAATCCAGAAAACAGCTGCTACTGCGAGGGTAATTGCCAGGATGTCCGGTCTGGTCTGTTAAACATATCCTCCTGTTGGTACGACGTGCCCATCTTTGCCTCCTATCCGCATTTCTATAATGCCGATCCGCACTATCTTGAAGCAGTAGAAGGATTGAAGCCTGAAAAAGATCGTCATGAAATGGTTGTAATCATGGAACCCAATACTGGCATGTTGCTAGACATCAAGGCGACCATTATGATCAGCTTGCTGGTAGAACCACGCCCCGAATC cGTCTTTCGCAAAACTCGTCGCTCCTTTTTTCCACTTGCGTGGGCCGATTATAGGGTACAAATATCATCGGATCTGctcttttatattaaattgttgccCATCTCAGTGCTGGTTGGAAAGATTTGCGGAATACTTTTGGTAGTTTTGGGTCTAGCCCTGTTGCTCTACTACCCGCGAAAGATATACGTTCAGCGGCAGTTTATGCGTGAAATCGATATCACAAACCTTGAGAATCGTATTCAAGCAACTGCGGCAAGTCCCGAGCTCAAGAACTTCGGGGCGGAGGGATCCCCACTTCTGGTGGGGCTACAATATATGGCGTCGTCAGCTGAAGCGGAACACGCCAGTTGA
- the LOC117779991 gene encoding uncharacterized protein LOC117779991: MDKRMTFNLTASRRISLLQLNDDVLELIISKLSVYQQFELMQLHSRLRSIVQVLWRTRVRNVVLQDELLVRASPGQFQAFISALSPHLEHLSCHQLDVRRLRLLSEFRLSGVTSLEWLGGAHRRGRVRFGDEDVRLLKRVFPSMRQLKLRGCQVTGKYLCELEMLKELSLGDCQFLESQHFRDIFRQLKLRKFDIMEDCDEVNCCDLVDVQLCPTLEHIKIADYHLCMESDITQQLLRLPRLHKLSIYSKNFVFDVLTRIACPRNSTAVQQIEGFCFSGLLHDYGRFFREISNLRQLRRLEIHGQSEDGQLQCLSDQILSQLSNQLPELCELRLCGYQLESPAGLLQFLMNCRQLRLLDMTRSRCIGDPFIGRCLTLLSKQNWRTQPLELWIKMSDISASIIQCPRYLISGKLLRIDTKRMNPNLDYISGVLKFSFSR, encoded by the exons ATGGACAAGAGAATGACCTTCAACTTGACAGCATCCCGAAGGATCTCGCTACTCCAACTGAACGATGATGTGTTGGAGTTGATTATCTCCAAGTTGAGTGTGTATCAACAGTTTGAGTTGATGCAGTTGCACAGTCGATTAAGGAGCATTGTCCAGGTTTTGTGGAGGACGCGCGTGCGCAACGTTGTCCTGCAGGATGAGCTCCTGGTGCGAGCATCGCCTGGACAGTTTCAGGCATTTATTTCAGCCCTGTCGCCACACTTGGAGCATCTCAGCTGCCATCAGCTGGATGTGAGAAGATTGCGACTGCTGAGTGAATTTCGATTGAGCGGAGTGACAAGTCTGGAGTGGCTAGGAGGCGCCCATCGACGTGGTCGCGTTCGCTTTGGGGACGAGGATGTGAGATTGTTGAAGCGGGTTTTTCCCTCGATGAGACAATTGAAGCTACGAGGTTGCCAGGTCACCGGGAAGTATCTCTGTGAGCTGGAGATGCTCAAGGAGCTGTCTTTGGGGGATTGTCAGTTCCTGGAGTCGCAACACTTTCGTGACATCTTCCGGCAGCTGAAACTGCGCAAGTTTGACATCATGGAGGACTGTGATGAGGTCAACTGCTGTGATCTGGTCGATGTCCAGCTGTGTCCCACACTGGAGCACATCAAGATTGCCGACTATCATCTGTGCATGGAGTCGGACATAACCCAGCAGCTGTTACGATTGCCACGTCTTCACAAGCTCTCCATCTACTCCAAGAACTTTGTCTTTGATGTGTTGACACGCATAGCGTGTCCAAGAAACTCCACAGCTGTCCAGCAAATTGAAGGATTTTGCTTTAGCGGTCTGCTCCACGATTATGGACGCTTCTTTCGAGAGATTAGTAATCTGCGCCAGCTGCGAAGATTGGAGATACATGGTCAGTCGGAGGATGGCCAGCTGCAGTGTCTCAGCGATCAGATACTCTCTCAATTATCTAACCAGTTGCCGGAGCTCTGTGAACTGCGTCTCTGCGGTTATCAGCTGGAGAGTCCAGCGGGATTACTTCAATTTCTGATGAACTGTCGCCAGCTGCGTCTTCTGGATATGACGAGATCACGCTGCATCGGAGATCCCTTCATTGGTCGCTGTCTGACACTGCTCTCCAAGCAAAACTGGCGCACTCAACCCTTGGAATTGTGGATCAAAATGAGCGACATCAGTGCGAGCATTATACAG TGTCCTCGCTATTTGATCAGTGGCAAATTGCTGAGAATCGACACTAAGCGTATGAATCCCAATCTGGATTACATTTCCGGCGTGCTCAAGTTTAGCTTTTCGAGATGA